In Candidatus Saccharimonadales bacterium, the genomic window ATAACCAACTGGCTGTGTCCGCCTGAGACAATCAGACCTAACACGGGGAAGACTGGCTGCACCGGCGGCAGTACATAGCCAGGCAGGGCAGTCTCAGTCAAGAAATTGGCGTATAAGTGTCCTTCAACATGGTTAATTGCGTACAGCGGTTTATCGTATGCGATCGCGAGTGTCCGCGCTGTCAATACGCCGATCAGCAGGCTGCCGCCGAGTCCGGCACCGTATGTTACGGCTATTGCATCAATTTGCCGCCATTGCTCATCCTGTCGGCCAGCCAAAACAGGGAAGGCATCGTCCAGAGACTGCCGGATAACCGGCATAATCGATTCGATATGGCTGCGGGCCGCAATTTCCGGTATCACGCCACCATACTGGGCATGCAGATCCATACTGGTCGCCACCACATTGCTGAGCAGGCGCCGCCCATCGACGACCACCGAAGCCGCCGTTTCGTCACAACTCGTTTCTATGCCCAAAACTGTCATATCTACCTCTAGCATACACTATACGCAATACCGGTATTTGCAATCATAGCAAAATGGTTACGTTACTATTGACAATAAGCACATAATTTGCTAGTATAAGCATGTTAGAACATAAACAAAACAAAAATATACTTCTCGGAATCACGAATATTTGAATTATGAGCCATAATCAAGCACCGATATCTCAGCCTAGCTTAGAAAAACAGCGTCTAGCTGCTGACCTAGACGACGTAACTGCTATACCGTTCGATCATTGCAGTTACGGAGAACTGCCCCCATCTCAGGTACCTCATACTCGCAAGATTGAAGTTGTAGAAATTACTCCAGATGCCGAAGAAGCAATTGTGAAAGTACAGAACCCGGTAGCTCGGCAAATCGAAGCCAGAACGCGTGCTGCAGAAACACAACAACGTGTCGGCAAAATTATACAACGAAGCCGGGATAAAATGGCGTTTAGTGATGAACACCGTCAACGCAGTCGATAGCCTGAAATAAGCATAAAGAACTTAAAAGAGTAGATATCATTTATGAATCCAGAATTAAACCCAACAGTCGAACCAGCCTCCGCCGCGCTGGAGCCCAGACAGCAATTAGCCTTGATCCACATCAGCATCAATGGACAGAGCAAGATTCCGACGCTGCAGAAGCTCGACATGGCGCGTCATAAAGCGGGCCGCGTATTAGAGACGGTCGAAGCAGTCGAAACTGAAGCTGCCGGCTCGTACGCTAAACTCGCGAGGGAAGTCCGGCAACAGCTGGATTATGATTCCTGGACACTTAACCAGCCACAGGCTATGCAGGTTGGTGCGATCCTGGACGTAAAATCTCTTAAAGGATTACAAAACTTGCAACAAATCAGCGCAAAGGACCAAGCAGGTAAAATACCGCTGCCGACGTACGATCCGTTTAGCCTGATGTACACCAATATATCGCCTACGTCGTCATCAAAAAATCCACTCGAGGAATTGCAGCAGCGCCACCGCGATCGCATGCTGTTGTCAGAGGCAATCAGGGCTCGTCAATCTGCAGTCGCAGAAAAAGACGACGATGTACTAGTGCAGCTCGACCAGTTTGCGGAACAGCTTGAACAATCCGAACGATCAGAGCCAGGTTTGCTAACGAAGGTTTTGGGCCGCACGGCCAGCCGTTTTTCCCGCAGCGCTGGCAACAACGAAGCGGCGCCCGCAGATCAGGCCAGCAGTCACCGGACGTTCGGGACGGTTGCTGTAGCAGCATGGAGCACGCTAAAAGTAGGCGTAGTCAAAAGGTTGTCGCGTACGCCTGAGCAAATATCTAT contains:
- a CDS encoding LysM domain-containing protein, giving the protein MNPELNPTVEPASAALEPRQQLALIHISINGQSKIPTLQKLDMARHKAGRVLETVEAVETEAAGSYAKLAREVRQQLDYDSWTLNQPQAMQVGAILDVKSLKGLQNLQQISAKDQAGKIPLPTYDPFSLMYTNISPTSSSKNPLEELQQRHRDRMLLSEAIRARQSAVAEKDDDVLVQLDQFAEQLEQSERSEPGLLTKVLGRTASRFSRSAGNNEAAPADQASSHRTFGTVAVAAWSTLKVGVVKRLSRTPEQISMQAEPRDLTEQTGQGNVAETKPLGLIQRIEGIPILLGAHAMVGITKIREHYNDAEKGRARKKRAAIFAGGVALVGLYAATRGISLPSSHTHELLTDNLPQGIDTPTTASVDGLPTNDGFLTEPADRLSDIPGQSELRNGQNTSTSGQGVYEYIPKTSERAADVIGAPAIQAPNISTETLHKVVAGDRIWDIARDHLQEQGIKHPSNAQIDHFSDAIRRANDLTEAAARSIKPGAQLKIP